One segment of Pangasianodon hypophthalmus isolate fPanHyp1 chromosome 10, fPanHyp1.pri, whole genome shotgun sequence DNA contains the following:
- the ccdc175 gene encoding cilia- and flagella-associated protein 58 isoform X1 produces MAACLVPDFPAVNIALEHLGELDKQLRAEGVSFSQEASHHLSEIAEAIKELEASRKAVHEELEVETIETGKLRHQLLSQRDDIVADISAAVAAARDANAAELNQLQLEMANIMQEIESMEKRRKLLEEQNVLLLPEHQLLNAGYTKLIEQLNSQLSEKANTQIRLNEMRNEIQSTREKLTRVHSARKDLQENLIRERKQFEETKKMLEKEIEETMNTIQEQTKMNSEMHKELDVALALLAKKEERVDSLSNQISLLERSMVRLKTSQQKHQEQIKDKIEKSEELTKQKELREKELQELREALNLQLLSLQENIGTVEREIEEEQKVYSDHLEAISKLSSIFQVQKKKEDDALAHHRSLNRELEKSKQRLDERFGSIAKYKLEIKEMEEEMKQLHEANKVSMELFQKNMMELEGQLDKEKKSRAAFEVEREELCLRIETLKEQHEESVRKLRKSIALHKTRYSELAEEKKKFQEHKALSSLIEELTHRISRAEEERKQTEIKYSDEIQRLNMEVESIARAQLHEEKKLKDQKSVLSKVEAQFDVDHSQHQTLKQQTAELKARKYHLELSIQEVKERTAAMLQTKEDLKKELQTLRENHMELLRSHAEQISATERSIYENGLMLEQVNVENSRLRLCIEQMKKDITDARKEKTKHLQEMSWMKEEVQSIYRSLVDAWIKDKLATEESAEKDHKFLEAMQTLTLQVQDRKQHIGDINMRLEAELKAMSKLLEITKSQ; encoded by the exons ATGGCCGCGTGTTTAGTACCAGACTTTCCAGCTGTGAACATCGCACTGGAACATCTGGGCGAATTAG ATAAGCAGCTGAGAGCAGAGGGAGTGTCGTTCAGTCAAGAAGCCAGCCATCACCTGAGCGAGATAGCAGAAGCCATTAAAGAACtg GAGGCATCCAGAAAAGCTGTGCATGAGGAACTTGAGGTGGAAACGATAGAAACGGGAAAACTGCGCCATCAGCTCCTGAGCCAGCGCGATGATATTGTTGCTGACATATCAG CCGCCGTGGCCGCTGCCAGAGATGCGAATGCGGCCGAGTTAAATCAACTCCAGCTGGAGATGGCGAACATCATGCAGGAGATCGAGTCGATGGAGAAGAGACGGAAACTTCTGGAAGAACAGAACGTCCTTCTTTT aCCAGAGCACCAGCTTCTGAACGCCGGCTACACCAAGCTCATTGAGCAGCTCAACAGCCAGCTGTCAGAGAAAGCCAATACGCAGATtaggctgaatgaaatgaggaaTGAGATCCAGTCTACGAGGGAGAAGCTCACGCGAGTGCACTCAGCCAGGAAAGATCTGCAGGAAAACCTGATCAGGGAGAGGAAGCAGTttgaagaaacaaagaaaatgctTGAGAAAGAG attGAGGAGACGATGAACACCATTCAGGAGCAGACAAAGATGAACAGTGAGATGCACAAAGAGCTGGACGTGGCTTTAGCCCTGCTCGcgaagaaagaggagagagttGACAGCCTTTCAAAT CAAATCTCATTGTTGGAGAGAAGTATGGTCAGACTGAAGACATCACAGCAGAAACACCAAGAACAGATCAAGGACAAGATTGAAAAATCAGAGGAGCTCACTAAGCAGAA AGAGCTCCGTGAGAAAGAGCTACAAGAGCTGAGAGAGGCGCTGAACCTGCAGCTGCTCAGCCTTCAGGAGAACATCGGAACG GTGGAACGAGAGATAGAAGAAGAACAGAAGGTTTACAGCGATCATCTCGAGGCCATCTCTAAGCTTTCATCCATCTTTCAAGTtcagaagaaaaaggaagacGATGCTTTGGCGCATCACAGAAGCCTGAACAGAGA actGGAAAAATCGAAGCAGAGACTGGATGAGCGCTTCGGCTCAATCGCTAAATATAAACTTGAAATCaaagagatggaggaagagatGAAACAGCTTCATGAAGCCAACAA agTCAGTATGGAGCTGTTTCAGAAGAACATGATGGAGCTCGAGGGGCAGCTGGACAAAGAGAAGAAGAGCAG ggcAGCCTTCGAGGTCGAGAGAGAAGAACTCTGTCTGAGGATCGAAACTCTAAAAGAGCAGCATGAAGAGAGCGTGAGGAAACTCCGTAAGTCCATCGCGTTACACAAGACGAGATACAGCGAGCTAGCTGAGGAG AAGAAGAAATTCCAAGAACACAAAGCGCTGAGCTCTTTAATCGAGGAACTTACACACCGGATCTCCAGAGCAGAAGAGGAGCGTAAACAGACAGAAATCAAGTACAGCGACGAAATACAGAGGCTCAAC ATGGAGGTCGAGTCAATCGCTCGAGCTCAActgcatgaagaaaaaaagctgaAGGATCAGAAGTCGGTGCTGTCAAAGGTCGAGGCTCAGTTTGACGTTGATCATTCTCAACATCAAACCCTCAAGCAACAAACAgccg aGCTGAAGGCCAGAAAATATCACCTGGAGCTTTCGATACAGGAGGTGAAAGAGCGAACAGCAGCGATGCTACAGACGAAG GAAGATCTGAAGAAGGAGCTGCAGACTTTACGCGAGAACCACATGGAGCTCCTGCGCTCTCACGCTGAGCAGATCAGCGCCACAGAGAGGAGCATTTATGAGAACGGACTGATGCTGGAGCAAGTGAACGTGGAAAACAGTCGCCTACGTCTG TGTATTGAACAAATGAAGAAGGACATCACTGATGCGAGGAAAGAGAAGACGAAGCACTTACAGGAAATGAGCTGGATGAAAGAGGAAGTGCAATCCATCTACA GAAGTTTAGTGGACGCCTGGATCAAAGATAAACTGGCTACAGAG GAATCTGCAGAAAAAGACCACAAGTTCTTGGAAGCGATGCAGACGCTCACGCTACAGGTCCAGGACAGGAAGCAGCACATCGGAGACATCAACATGAGGCTGGAGGCGGAGCTAAAGGCCATGAGCAAGCTGCTAGAAATCACTAAATCTCAGTAG
- the ccdc175 gene encoding cilia- and flagella-associated protein 58 isoform X2 has protein sequence MANIMQEIESMEKRRKLLEEQNVLLLPEHQLLNAGYTKLIEQLNSQLSEKANTQIRLNEMRNEIQSTREKLTRVHSARKDLQENLIRERKQFEETKKMLEKEIEETMNTIQEQTKMNSEMHKELDVALALLAKKEERVDSLSNQISLLERSMVRLKTSQQKHQEQIKDKIEKSEELTKQKELREKELQELREALNLQLLSLQENIGTVEREIEEEQKVYSDHLEAISKLSSIFQVQKKKEDDALAHHRSLNRELEKSKQRLDERFGSIAKYKLEIKEMEEEMKQLHEANKVSMELFQKNMMELEGQLDKEKKSRAAFEVEREELCLRIETLKEQHEESVRKLRKSIALHKTRYSELAEEKKKFQEHKALSSLIEELTHRISRAEEERKQTEIKYSDEIQRLNMEVESIARAQLHEEKKLKDQKSVLSKVEAQFDVDHSQHQTLKQQTAELKARKYHLELSIQEVKERTAAMLQTKEDLKKELQTLRENHMELLRSHAEQISATERSIYENGLMLEQVNVENSRLRLCIEQMKKDITDARKEKTKHLQEMSWMKEEVQSIYRSLVDAWIKDKLATEESAEKDHKFLEAMQTLTLQVQDRKQHIGDINMRLEAELKAMSKLLEITKSQ, from the exons ATGGCGAACATCATGCAGGAGATCGAGTCGATGGAGAAGAGACGGAAACTTCTGGAAGAACAGAACGTCCTTCTTTT aCCAGAGCACCAGCTTCTGAACGCCGGCTACACCAAGCTCATTGAGCAGCTCAACAGCCAGCTGTCAGAGAAAGCCAATACGCAGATtaggctgaatgaaatgaggaaTGAGATCCAGTCTACGAGGGAGAAGCTCACGCGAGTGCACTCAGCCAGGAAAGATCTGCAGGAAAACCTGATCAGGGAGAGGAAGCAGTttgaagaaacaaagaaaatgctTGAGAAAGAG attGAGGAGACGATGAACACCATTCAGGAGCAGACAAAGATGAACAGTGAGATGCACAAAGAGCTGGACGTGGCTTTAGCCCTGCTCGcgaagaaagaggagagagttGACAGCCTTTCAAAT CAAATCTCATTGTTGGAGAGAAGTATGGTCAGACTGAAGACATCACAGCAGAAACACCAAGAACAGATCAAGGACAAGATTGAAAAATCAGAGGAGCTCACTAAGCAGAA AGAGCTCCGTGAGAAAGAGCTACAAGAGCTGAGAGAGGCGCTGAACCTGCAGCTGCTCAGCCTTCAGGAGAACATCGGAACG GTGGAACGAGAGATAGAAGAAGAACAGAAGGTTTACAGCGATCATCTCGAGGCCATCTCTAAGCTTTCATCCATCTTTCAAGTtcagaagaaaaaggaagacGATGCTTTGGCGCATCACAGAAGCCTGAACAGAGA actGGAAAAATCGAAGCAGAGACTGGATGAGCGCTTCGGCTCAATCGCTAAATATAAACTTGAAATCaaagagatggaggaagagatGAAACAGCTTCATGAAGCCAACAA agTCAGTATGGAGCTGTTTCAGAAGAACATGATGGAGCTCGAGGGGCAGCTGGACAAAGAGAAGAAGAGCAG ggcAGCCTTCGAGGTCGAGAGAGAAGAACTCTGTCTGAGGATCGAAACTCTAAAAGAGCAGCATGAAGAGAGCGTGAGGAAACTCCGTAAGTCCATCGCGTTACACAAGACGAGATACAGCGAGCTAGCTGAGGAG AAGAAGAAATTCCAAGAACACAAAGCGCTGAGCTCTTTAATCGAGGAACTTACACACCGGATCTCCAGAGCAGAAGAGGAGCGTAAACAGACAGAAATCAAGTACAGCGACGAAATACAGAGGCTCAAC ATGGAGGTCGAGTCAATCGCTCGAGCTCAActgcatgaagaaaaaaagctgaAGGATCAGAAGTCGGTGCTGTCAAAGGTCGAGGCTCAGTTTGACGTTGATCATTCTCAACATCAAACCCTCAAGCAACAAACAgccg aGCTGAAGGCCAGAAAATATCACCTGGAGCTTTCGATACAGGAGGTGAAAGAGCGAACAGCAGCGATGCTACAGACGAAG GAAGATCTGAAGAAGGAGCTGCAGACTTTACGCGAGAACCACATGGAGCTCCTGCGCTCTCACGCTGAGCAGATCAGCGCCACAGAGAGGAGCATTTATGAGAACGGACTGATGCTGGAGCAAGTGAACGTGGAAAACAGTCGCCTACGTCTG TGTATTGAACAAATGAAGAAGGACATCACTGATGCGAGGAAAGAGAAGACGAAGCACTTACAGGAAATGAGCTGGATGAAAGAGGAAGTGCAATCCATCTACA GAAGTTTAGTGGACGCCTGGATCAAAGATAAACTGGCTACAGAG GAATCTGCAGAAAAAGACCACAAGTTCTTGGAAGCGATGCAGACGCTCACGCTACAGGTCCAGGACAGGAAGCAGCACATCGGAGACATCAACATGAGGCTGGAGGCGGAGCTAAAGGCCATGAGCAAGCTGCTAGAAATCACTAAATCTCAGTAG